The Pseudofrankia sp. DC12 region CCGACGAGGCCGCGCGGCCGACGCGCGCCCTGCCGATCTGCACCCGAGCCGTCCGGGCGAGCGGAGCCGCTAGGCTCGGCGCTCCGCGGGACCGAAACGTCCTGAAGCTCCTCGCTCGGCGAGCGCTCTCGGGGCTCCCGGCCATCGGCCGGACCTCGACCGTTGCTGCCGTCCGACGACCGTCCGCCATTCGAGCGGCCGACAGCCAGCCAGGATGGCAGGAAGCTCCACAGACGGGCGACGGCGATCGCGGACATGCCAGCGCCGAGGCACAGGTTCGGGCCGGCCAGGCGGCGCGCTTCGCGAGCGACCCCGTCGTCGAACGAGGTGACGCAGACCCGACCCAGCGCGTTCACCCGGAGCAGCGCGGCGATCGTCGGCTCGAGAGCAGCGGCTTCCTTCACATCGAGGTTGAATCGCGCGTCGGGCCAGCGGTCCAGGAGATCGTCCAGCCTGGGGATCGGCTCGCCGCCCGCCGAGCTCGGCTGAGCCTGGTCCGTCGGTGCGTCGCTTGCGGCAGCCGTGGCATTGCCGGTCGAATTGGAGCCGTTCGTGGTCGCGGTCGTCACCGTGGCGGGAGGGGGCTCCGTCGCGCCCGGTCGTGATGACGGTGGGTGAAGACGGACACGCCCTGCCTCAGCAGCGGTAAGATTGGCAAGCCGACCGGTGTGATCCGACACCCGATCGAGGGTCGGATCGTGCAGGATCATGGCCGTTCCGTCCCGCGTCACCCGGACGTCGGTCTCCAGGTAGCGGTATCCGAGCGCGATCGCGTGCGTGAAGGCCGGCCACGAGTTCTCCGGCCACGGCCCGGCCCCACCGCGATGCGCGAACGCGATCGGCCCCGGATGGTCAAGAAAGGTAGGCGGAGCCATGGTCGTCGCAGATCCCCTCGTCGCCGACGGTCGGAGCCCCCCATTGTCGGTCTCCCGGGCCGGTCCGCCCGTGATGCGAGCGGCTCTCCGCGTTGGCCGTCGTCGCGCGGCGGCCCGCGGTCCTGCCCCAGGTCCAGCCTGGCGCGGATCGGCCGGCTGGACACGGCGGTCTATCGGCGGGATCGAGCGCCGATCCCGGGCGCGCGCGCAGGCCTGACCTGCGCCGTTCCGTGGTTGTGGCTCCCGTGACGCATCGTCGCGAACCCTGACCGATCGGGCGGGCGTCGTTGCGGGTTCCGAGTGGGCCCACCCCGACCATCCGCCCCGCGAGCTGGTAGAGTCTCCTACGTCGACGCGGGGGAAACCTGCTGGACACCAGCAAGACCTCGGCATTTGTACGGCCTCAGCATCTGCACGACCTCAGGAAACATGCGCCGCTAGCTCAATGGCAGAGCAGCGGACTCTTAATCCGCGGGTTCGGGGTTCGAATCCCTGGCGGCGCACCCGTAAGCCCTGCTACGCAGGGCTTTTTCATGTTGGGACGATCTTGACTGCAAGATCGTCCCGCAGAAACCCCGCTCTTTGGGAACCATGATCGGCGGTCGGGTCGGCCGGTGCGGGGCGTGGACCACGCCCCGCAGCCGCGCCCGGTTCGGTCGTATTTGTGAGTTACGTCACGTCCTAGTGGGCGGCGAGCCACGCGGCGACATCTCGCTCTCGGTAACGGACGTAGCGGCCAACACGGATGCCCCTCGGCCCGTCCCCGGTGGTCCGCCACTTGTAGACCGTGCTCACTGGAACCCGCAGGAACCGCGCCAGCTCCGGCACCGTCCACAGCCGCTCCGCTTCATCGCCAAGTTCTGCCATCGCGGTCGCCTCCTCGTCTGCCCGACCCGACCGGCGCCGCGTCGTGTCCGCCAGTCGCCAGGCCCCACCGCGGCAGCCGTCCTGGCACCTCCGTCTGAGGGCCAGTCAAGAGCCGGGAAGCTGAACCTGTCTGTCGACGAACGGCGCGCGGCGCCGCACTGGTATGGACGATGAGCGCCAGAGTCACCGCCAAGGCCATCTGAACCGTCACCGCCGAGGACATCGCCACAGACTCGGTCACCGCCAACGACACCGGCGCAGCCCTCGCCGCAGCGAGGCGGCCCGGAACAGTCGAGGACAGGTAACGGCCGGCGGACCCAGCCTCATCGGCGTCCTCGCGGAGACCTTGTCAGCACCCTTGTGCCGCGAAGAGGTCGTCGGCTGGAGGGGTGACGCGAGGACGTACCTCCGCCTAAGCCGGCCCGGCACTTGCGCGTCCGCGGCCAGCGTCGGCGGTGAGGCAGCGAGTGCGCTGGCGCTCCCGGCGCCGTGCATGATCTGGCGATAGAGAAGTGAGCGTCGCGTTCGTCAGGGCTGCGGAGGCCCATCGGCGACCCGGCCGCGCCGGGTGCCCAGGCCGGGTCGTCCGGGCGGGACTGACCGCTAGCTGCGCGGATGTCGTTCGCGATGACGATCGAGATGGCCCTCTTGATGAGGGTCGTGATGACCGAGCCGGACCACGTCGGACGCGCCGTGCGAGCCAAGACGGGAATCGGCACGGCCGGGCCCGGGACCGGGTCAGCCGCAACCGCTGGCCAAGCCGGCGGCAACGGCCCGGCGGTCGGGGGGGCCGCGGCAAATCGTGCTCTCACCTGTCACGGGCGCCCCCGCACGCTCCGCGCATGGTCATCTCAGTCCGCGCGTAGCGCCCACCAGCGGCTGGCACCCGAGAACCTTGGGGTGATCGTGCACGGTCGCTATCGCGGCGCGGGTCGCCGTCTGGCGCTGCGGCGCCAAAGGGAGGACTGGTCCCCGGTTAGGCGGATCCGCGATCAATGTCAGGACGAAGCCGGCGCTCGGTGAGTAGCCGCCTGATCGCGCCGAGATCGCTCTTGGGATCGGAGTCACGGACGATCCGGCACGGGTCTTTGGCTGCCTCGATGGTCGAGGCGGGCTCGATAAAGGTCGCGCCGGCGTAACGCTGCGAGCGACGCCCGATGTACGCCTCCCCGGTTGCAGCGGAACAACCCGCTGGCCCGCGGTGTCGGCAGCCCTGCAGCGAATCTGGAATTTGGTCCTCGGTACCGGTGCCACCAACCGCTGCAAGCCTCGCCGAATCCGTCCACCGCAGGAGACGCGCCTACATCAGGACATAACCACCCGTACAGACGCGCCGGACTCCTGCCACGGAGTGCGGCGCACAGGCCCCAGTCGGGAGATTTCAGGAAGAACATTGCGAACGGCGACGTCCGAAGCCACGGCGCCGTCACCATCACACGAACGGCGGTCGCGCCGCCCGAAGCCCGCTAGATGATCACGAAGCCGCTCTCGCGCAGCACGGCTTGCCACTGCCGGATTGGGCAGTCGGCCTCCACCAACGTCTCCAGGCCGCCTAGCCCAGTCGCCGCGAGACAGGCCAAGACCTCCTCCTGCACTGGGAAGTTGCCCTGCAGGGCGTCGCAGTGACGGCAGGTGTTGGCGAGGTAGGTCCCTCCTACGGTTTGGCTGTACCGGGTCTTGATCGTCTCTGCTACCTCCGGCCGCCCTTCGACCCGCAGCAGCCATTGGGCCAGGGCAATCGTCTCGTCGGTG contains the following coding sequences:
- a CDS encoding glycerophosphodiester phosphodiesterase family protein, whose protein sequence is MPRSCWCPAGFPRVDVGDSTSSRGGWSGWAHSEPATTPARSVRVRDDASREPQPRNGAGQACARARDRRSIPPIDRRVQPADPRQAGPGAGPRAAARRRPTRRAARITGGPARETDNGGLRPSATRGSATTMAPPTFLDHPGPIAFAHRGGAGPWPENSWPAFTHAIALGYRYLETDVRVTRDGTAMILHDPTLDRVSDHTGRLANLTAAEAGRVRLHPPSSRPGATEPPPATVTTATTNGSNSTGNATAAASDAPTDQAQPSSAGGEPIPRLDDLLDRWPDARFNLDVKEAAALEPTIAALLRVNALGRVCVTSFDDGVAREARRLAGPNLCLGAGMSAIAVARLWSFLPSWLAVGRSNGGRSSDGSNGRGPADGREPRERSPSEELQDVSVPRSAEPSGSARPDGSGADRQGARRPRGLVGRDVVQVPVSFRSVQVCDARFVRYLKTIGLPVHVWTVNDEAAMEALLDLGVDGLITDRPEVLRTVLRRRALWPAT
- a CDS encoding helix-turn-helix domain-containing protein, giving the protein MAELGDEAERLWTVPELARFLRVPVSTVYKWRTTGDGPRGIRVGRYVRYRERDVAAWLAAH